Proteins encoded in a region of the Thermococcus stetteri genome:
- a CDS encoding Nif3-like dinuclear metal center hexameric protein has protein sequence MAKRDELVSFLDEYLNISAYPDKSSNGLQVEGKEEVERIAFTVDTTLRTIERAAKAGADMMIVHHGMIWGGINYVTGLHYKRLKAIIENGLNLYVAHLPLDAHPEVGNNVELLRLLDLEPKGPFGEYKGLTIGFWGEFEEPQPIEKIAQIVAEKLDTTVRTYEFGKREIKTVGAISGAGAFALEEAWRKGIDLLITGEFGHADYLTAIDLPQSVLVAGHYKTETLGVKALMPVVKEKFDVDVFFIDEPTGL, from the coding sequence ATGGCCAAGCGGGATGAACTAGTCTCTTTCCTCGATGAGTACCTAAATATATCAGCCTACCCCGACAAGTCGAGCAACGGCCTGCAGGTCGAGGGGAAGGAAGAGGTTGAGAGAATAGCTTTTACTGTTGACACAACGCTAAGAACCATAGAACGCGCCGCTAAAGCCGGAGCGGACATGATGATAGTCCACCACGGTATGATCTGGGGCGGAATAAACTATGTAACCGGGTTGCACTACAAGCGCCTGAAGGCCATCATAGAGAACGGCCTGAACCTCTACGTCGCTCACCTTCCGCTCGATGCCCATCCTGAGGTTGGAAACAACGTGGAACTGCTCAGACTTCTGGATTTGGAGCCAAAGGGGCCTTTTGGGGAGTACAAGGGGCTGACCATCGGTTTCTGGGGTGAGTTTGAAGAGCCGCAGCCGATAGAGAAAATCGCCCAGATTGTAGCTGAGAAGCTCGATACAACGGTTAGAACCTACGAGTTCGGGAAGAGGGAAATAAAGACTGTCGGAGCTATCAGCGGGGCCGGGGCATTCGCCCTTGAGGAAGCCTGGAGGAAGGGCATAGACCTTCTCATAACCGGCGAGTTCGGGCACGCGGACTATTTAACGGCCATCGATTTACCGCAGAGCGTCCTCGTAGCGGGCCACTACAAGACCGAGACACTCGGCGTTAAAGCCCTGATGCCCGTAGTTAAAGAGAAGTTCGACGTTGATGTGTTCTTCATAGACGAGCCGACGGGGCTTTGA
- the alaS gene encoding alanine--tRNA ligase, whose protein sequence is MSMDMTTRMFKEEGWIRKKCPKCGKYFWTLDPDRETCGDPPCDEYQFIGKPGIPKKYTLDEMREKFLSFFEKKGHGRVKRYPVLPRWRDDVLLVGASIMDFQPWVISGEADPPANPLTISQPSIRFTDIDNVGITGRHFTIFEMMAHHAFNYPGKPIYWMDETVELAFEFFTKELKMKPEDITFKENPWAGGGNAGPAFEVLYRGLEVATLVFMQYKKAPANADPSQVVEIKGDFYVPMETKVVDTGYGLERLVWMSHGTPTAYDAVLGYVVEPLKKMAGVEKIDERILMENSRLAGMFDIEDMGDLRYLREQVAKRVGISVEELERLVRPYELIYAIADHTKALTFMLADGVIPSNVKAGYLARLLIRKSIRHLRELGLEVPLSEIVAMHIKELSPTFLEFKEMEDVILDIINVEEKRYAETLKRGSDLVKREISKLKKKGINELPLEKLILFYESHGLTPEIVAEVAEKEGIKVHIPDNFYTLVAKEAEKQAGKEEAGEYVVDFELVKDLPDTRTLYYEDPFMKEFDAKVLKVIDDWVVLDQTAFYPEGGGQPYDTGVLEVEGQEVKVTNVQKVGKVILHKVERPELFKEGAEVHGRLDWDRRIQHMRHHTGTHVLMGALVRVLGKHVWQAGSQLSTDWARLDISHYKRISEEELREIERLANRVVMENRKVTWEWLPRTEAEMKYGFRLYQGGVVPGRVIRVLKIEDWDVQACGGTHLPNTGLIGPIKILRTERIQDGVERIIFAAGEAAVNWMQETERLLKRTAEVFRVPPEKVPETAERFFREWKEARKEVEKLRKELAKLLVYELQEKVEKVGNVEFIGAVVEGTIDDLREAANRLRKGDRVIVLITREGHFVVAVGDELDLKAGDLAKVVTSVAGGGGGGRKELAQGRIKNPLKAEEAIEEVKKMLG, encoded by the coding sequence ATGAGCATGGATATGACCACGAGAATGTTCAAAGAGGAGGGCTGGATAAGGAAAAAGTGCCCGAAGTGCGGTAAGTACTTTTGGACTCTTGATCCGGACAGAGAGACCTGCGGAGACCCGCCGTGCGACGAGTACCAGTTCATAGGAAAGCCTGGAATCCCGAAGAAGTACACCCTCGACGAAATGCGCGAGAAGTTCCTGAGCTTCTTCGAGAAGAAGGGACACGGCAGGGTCAAGCGCTACCCGGTCCTTCCCCGCTGGAGGGACGATGTGCTACTCGTCGGAGCTTCAATCATGGACTTCCAGCCCTGGGTCATAAGCGGCGAAGCCGACCCGCCGGCGAACCCGCTCACGATAAGCCAGCCCTCGATCCGCTTCACCGACATAGACAACGTCGGAATAACCGGAAGGCACTTCACTATATTCGAGATGATGGCCCACCACGCCTTCAACTATCCGGGCAAGCCGATATACTGGATGGACGAGACGGTGGAGCTGGCCTTCGAGTTCTTCACCAAGGAGCTGAAGATGAAGCCCGAGGACATAACCTTCAAGGAGAACCCCTGGGCAGGCGGTGGAAACGCCGGACCGGCATTCGAGGTTCTCTACCGCGGCCTTGAGGTGGCAACGCTCGTCTTCATGCAGTACAAGAAGGCCCCCGCCAACGCCGACCCGAGCCAGGTGGTCGAGATAAAGGGCGACTTCTACGTCCCGATGGAGACGAAGGTAGTCGATACCGGCTACGGCCTTGAGAGGCTCGTCTGGATGAGCCACGGCACTCCAACGGCCTACGACGCTGTCCTCGGCTACGTCGTCGAGCCGCTCAAGAAGATGGCCGGAGTTGAAAAGATAGACGAGAGAATACTCATGGAGAACTCCCGCCTGGCTGGAATGTTCGACATCGAGGACATGGGAGACCTGCGCTATCTGAGGGAGCAGGTGGCGAAGCGCGTCGGCATAAGCGTCGAGGAGCTCGAGAGGCTCGTCCGCCCGTACGAGCTCATCTACGCCATAGCCGACCACACAAAGGCGTTAACGTTCATGCTCGCCGACGGAGTCATTCCCTCGAACGTGAAGGCCGGCTACCTCGCGAGGCTCCTCATAAGGAAGAGCATAAGGCACCTAAGGGAACTCGGCCTCGAGGTTCCGCTCTCTGAAATCGTTGCCATGCACATAAAGGAGCTCTCACCGACCTTCCTGGAGTTCAAGGAGATGGAGGACGTCATCCTCGACATAATCAACGTCGAGGAGAAGCGCTACGCCGAGACCCTGAAGCGCGGAAGCGACCTCGTCAAGCGCGAGATAAGCAAGCTCAAGAAGAAGGGCATCAACGAGCTCCCGCTTGAGAAGCTCATCCTCTTCTACGAAAGCCACGGTCTTACCCCAGAGATAGTCGCCGAGGTAGCCGAGAAGGAGGGAATAAAGGTCCACATCCCGGACAACTTCTACACCCTCGTCGCCAAGGAGGCCGAGAAGCAGGCCGGAAAGGAAGAGGCCGGGGAGTACGTCGTCGACTTCGAACTGGTTAAGGACTTACCAGACACGAGGACGCTCTACTACGAGGATCCCTTCATGAAGGAGTTCGACGCGAAAGTCCTTAAGGTCATAGACGACTGGGTCGTCCTCGACCAGACGGCCTTCTATCCAGAGGGCGGCGGCCAGCCCTACGACACCGGCGTTCTGGAAGTTGAAGGCCAAGAGGTCAAGGTCACGAACGTCCAGAAGGTTGGAAAGGTCATACTCCACAAGGTCGAGAGGCCGGAGCTCTTCAAGGAAGGAGCTGAAGTCCACGGAAGGCTCGACTGGGACAGGAGAATACAGCACATGCGCCACCACACGGGAACCCACGTCCTCATGGGGGCCCTCGTTCGCGTTCTCGGAAAGCACGTCTGGCAGGCCGGCTCACAGCTCAGCACCGACTGGGCCAGGCTCGACATCAGCCACTACAAGAGGATAAGCGAGGAGGAGCTCAGGGAGATAGAGAGGCTCGCGAACAGGGTCGTAATGGAGAACAGGAAGGTTACGTGGGAGTGGCTCCCGCGGACTGAGGCCGAGATGAAGTACGGCTTCCGCCTGTACCAGGGCGGTGTCGTTCCAGGAAGGGTCATCAGGGTTCTCAAGATAGAGGACTGGGACGTCCAGGCCTGCGGTGGAACCCACCTGCCGAACACTGGTCTAATAGGCCCGATAAAGATCCTCAGGACTGAGAGAATCCAGGACGGCGTTGAGAGGATAATCTTCGCGGCCGGGGAGGCGGCCGTGAACTGGATGCAGGAAACCGAGAGGCTCCTCAAGAGGACGGCGGAAGTCTTCCGCGTCCCGCCTGAGAAGGTTCCAGAGACCGCGGAGAGGTTCTTCAGGGAATGGAAGGAGGCCAGGAAGGAAGTCGAGAAGCTGAGGAAGGAGCTGGCCAAGCTGCTCGTCTACGAGCTCCAGGAGAAGGTCGAGAAGGTCGGCAACGTCGAGTTCATTGGAGCTGTTGTTGAGGGGACAATAGACGACCTCAGGGAAGCGGCAAACAGGCTCAGGAAGGGGGACCGCGTCATCGTGCTGATAACGAGGGAAGGCCACTTCGTGGTTGCAGTCGGCGATGAGCTCGACCTCAAGGCCGGCGACCTGGCGAAGGTGGTAACGAGCGTCGCCGGCGGCGGTGGCGGCGGAAGGAAAGAGTTAGCGCAGGGCAGGATAAAGAACCCGCTCAAGGCTGAGGAAGCGATTGAGGAAGTAAAGAAGATGCTCGGCTGA
- a CDS encoding alanine/glycine:cation symporter family protein, which produces MGWLVDFINWLDGEVWGIPMIVLLLGTGLLLTTVLKVIQFRRLGWAIRFTLFEGRKKSGEGDITPFQALMATISGTVGIGNIAGVATAIHFGGPGALFWMWVTALVGMATRYSEGLLGVAFRDKLPDGTMIGGTFNFLEKGFAMKDIPKTGKYIASIFTLLFAIFVGYDATKLSGATQIGAIIVAILFAVLGFFLLKDDAYPTLGKVLAILFALFASIAAFGIGNMTQSNSVADAMRTAFNIPMWVTGLALAILTFIVVIGGIKRIGEVAEALVPFMAIIYFLFAIGVWIKFAGKLPEAFAIIFKDAFTGKAVAGGAIGQVILWGVKRGLFSNEAGLGTATLAHAAAKTDHPSRQAHVAMLGPFIDTIIICSLTGVSIVVTQAYLNTELNGAPLTQAAFAAAFGHVGEIMVAIGIILFAYSTILAWSFYGRQNVMYLAKWLEKDPEKFAKLYPRLHLIYNLLFVIFIYIGAVTKLETVWNFSDMMNGLMAIPNLIGLLVLSWFVKEKTEEFVRANP; this is translated from the coding sequence ATGGGTTGGTTGGTGGACTTCATAAACTGGCTCGATGGAGAAGTATGGGGCATCCCCATGATAGTGCTGCTGCTGGGCACAGGTCTGCTACTGACAACAGTTTTAAAGGTCATACAGTTCCGGCGCCTTGGCTGGGCAATAAGGTTCACCCTCTTCGAGGGCAGAAAAAAGAGCGGTGAAGGTGACATTACACCATTCCAGGCACTTATGGCAACTATCTCTGGTACGGTCGGTATTGGCAACATAGCCGGTGTCGCGACGGCAATCCACTTCGGTGGCCCGGGTGCACTGTTCTGGATGTGGGTAACTGCGCTCGTCGGTATGGCCACCAGGTATTCAGAGGGTCTCCTGGGTGTGGCTTTCAGGGACAAACTACCCGATGGGACAATGATAGGCGGAACCTTCAACTTCCTTGAGAAAGGCTTCGCTATGAAGGACATTCCGAAGACGGGCAAGTACATCGCTTCGATATTCACCCTGCTCTTTGCGATCTTCGTGGGCTACGATGCAACGAAGCTCAGCGGAGCTACCCAGATAGGTGCAATAATAGTCGCGATACTCTTTGCTGTCCTTGGATTCTTCTTGCTCAAGGACGACGCCTATCCAACCCTCGGAAAGGTTTTAGCAATACTCTTTGCGCTCTTTGCCTCAATAGCGGCCTTTGGAATAGGCAACATGACGCAGTCCAACTCCGTTGCAGACGCTATGAGGACGGCATTCAACATTCCAATGTGGGTCACAGGATTGGCTCTGGCAATACTGACGTTTATAGTTGTCATCGGGGGTATCAAGAGGATCGGTGAGGTTGCAGAGGCCCTGGTTCCGTTTATGGCAATAATATACTTCCTCTTCGCTATAGGCGTCTGGATAAAGTTCGCAGGGAAGCTCCCGGAGGCCTTTGCGATTATATTCAAGGACGCCTTTACTGGAAAGGCAGTAGCGGGCGGAGCAATCGGTCAGGTTATCCTCTGGGGTGTTAAGAGGGGTCTCTTCTCCAACGAGGCCGGTCTCGGTACTGCAACCCTCGCCCACGCAGCGGCTAAGACGGATCACCCCTCAAGGCAGGCCCACGTTGCGATGCTCGGGCCGTTCATCGACACCATCATAATATGCTCTCTCACCGGAGTTTCAATAGTCGTCACTCAGGCATACCTCAATACTGAGCTCAACGGTGCTCCTCTGACGCAGGCAGCCTTTGCGGCGGCCTTCGGGCACGTGGGAGAAATCATGGTTGCAATAGGCATAATCCTCTTCGCGTACTCAACGATACTCGCTTGGTCGTTCTACGGCAGGCAGAACGTCATGTACCTCGCCAAGTGGCTTGAGAAGGACCCCGAAAAGTTCGCCAAGCTCTATCCAAGACTCCACCTCATCTACAACCTGCTCTTTGTGATCTTCATCTACATCGGTGCAGTCACCAAGCTCGAAACAGTCTGGAACTTCTCGGACATGATGAACGGACTCATGGCAATACCCAACCTGATAGGCCTGCTCGTGCTCTCGTGGTTCGTGAAGGAGAAGACCGAGGAGTTCGTACGGGCGAACCCGTGA
- a CDS encoding acetyl ornithine aminotransferase family protein gives MSSEYPRIVVTPPGPKARELIEREKRFVSPGLGVKLFPVVPERGYGALIEDVDGNVFIDFLAGAEAASTGYAHPKLVKEVQEQVAKIQHSMIGYTYSKRAIEVAEILAGKAPVENLKVLFGLSGSDAMDLTMKVSRFATGRPWIVAFIGAYHGQTYGATSIAAFQSSQKRGFSPLVPNVVWVPYPNPYRNVWGINGYEEPDELINRFLDYLEHYVFAHVLPPDETAVLIAEPIQGDAGIVVPPENFFRELKKLLDEYGILLAMDEVQTGIGRTGKWFASEWFGIKPDLLAFGKGVASGMGLSGVIGRGELMDMTSGSALLTPAANPVISAAAYATLRIIEEEDLIGNALRVGSFIQKRLKEMQEKYEVMGDVRGKGLMIGVEIVKPDGRPDPELTGKICWRAFELGLILPSYGMFGNVIRITPPLVITEELAEKGLEIMEQAIKDALAGKVTHKVVTWH, from the coding sequence ATGTCTTCTGAGTATCCGAGGATAGTTGTTACCCCTCCAGGCCCAAAGGCGAGGGAGCTCATAGAGAGGGAAAAGCGTTTCGTTTCTCCCGGTCTCGGAGTCAAGCTCTTTCCGGTTGTCCCAGAGAGAGGCTACGGAGCGCTGATAGAGGACGTCGATGGGAACGTGTTCATAGACTTCTTGGCCGGGGCCGAGGCCGCTTCCACTGGCTACGCCCACCCGAAGCTCGTGAAGGAAGTGCAGGAGCAGGTGGCCAAGATACAGCACTCGATGATAGGCTACACCTACAGCAAAAGGGCCATTGAAGTGGCCGAAATCCTGGCCGGAAAGGCCCCGGTCGAGAACCTCAAGGTGCTCTTCGGACTGAGCGGCAGCGATGCGATGGACCTAACGATGAAGGTCTCCCGGTTCGCCACGGGGAGGCCCTGGATAGTGGCCTTCATAGGGGCCTATCACGGCCAGACCTACGGGGCAACATCAATAGCGGCCTTCCAGAGCTCCCAGAAGAGGGGCTTCTCACCGCTCGTCCCAAACGTCGTCTGGGTTCCCTATCCGAACCCGTACAGAAACGTGTGGGGAATAAACGGCTATGAGGAACCTGACGAGCTGATAAACCGCTTCCTCGACTACCTAGAGCACTACGTTTTTGCCCACGTCCTCCCGCCGGACGAGACGGCGGTTCTGATAGCCGAGCCGATTCAGGGCGATGCCGGGATAGTCGTCCCGCCCGAGAACTTCTTCAGGGAGCTTAAAAAGCTCCTCGACGAATACGGCATACTTCTGGCTATGGACGAGGTTCAGACAGGGATCGGAAGGACTGGGAAGTGGTTTGCGAGCGAATGGTTCGGAATCAAGCCAGACCTTCTAGCCTTTGGAAAGGGTGTCGCGAGTGGCATGGGGCTCAGCGGGGTCATAGGCAGGGGTGAACTGATGGACATGACGAGCGGCTCTGCCCTGCTGACTCCCGCTGCAAACCCGGTAATCTCTGCCGCCGCGTACGCCACGCTCAGGATAATAGAGGAGGAAGACCTAATCGGCAACGCCCTTCGCGTCGGGAGCTTCATCCAGAAGCGGCTGAAGGAGATGCAGGAGAAATATGAGGTTATGGGGGACGTCCGCGGGAAGGGGCTGATGATAGGTGTGGAGATAGTGAAGCCGGACGGAAGGCCGGACCCGGAGCTGACCGGGAAGATCTGCTGGAGGGCCTTCGAGCTTGGCCTCATCCTGCCCAGCTACGGCATGTTCGGCAACGTGATAAGGATAACGCCTCCGCTGGTGATCACTGAGGAGCTCGCAGAGAAGGGACTGGAGATAATGGAGCAGGCCATCAAGGATGCCCTCGCTGGGAAAGTCACGCACAAGGTCGTGACGTGGCACTGA
- a CDS encoding phospholipase D-like domain-containing protein, translated as MKLNETYDALNRTYTEGSVELLIERDYYVEAIEAIDDAAEEIYVMMFSMLYDPDDWSDEANGLINALIRARRRGVEVHVLLENSLDTNREAYSYLRSNGVDVSYDSPSTTLHSKVVIVDGRIVFIGSHNWSESALHWNHEVSVKIVSRELARRLIDYFWSLRNS; from the coding sequence TTGAAACTCAATGAAACCTACGATGCACTCAACAGGACTTACACTGAAGGGAGTGTCGAGCTTCTCATTGAACGCGATTACTATGTGGAGGCAATTGAGGCTATTGACGATGCTGCTGAGGAGATATACGTCATGATGTTCTCGATGCTCTATGATCCGGATGACTGGTCGGACGAAGCCAACGGCCTGATAAACGCACTGATCCGCGCTAGGCGCCGCGGTGTTGAAGTCCACGTCCTTTTGGAAAACAGCCTCGATACGAACAGGGAGGCCTATAGCTACCTCAGGTCCAATGGAGTGGACGTCTCCTACGACTCTCCCTCGACGACCCTTCACTCCAAGGTTGTTATCGTAGATGGCAGAATAGTCTTCATCGGGAGCCACAACTGGAGCGAATCTGCCCTCCACTGGAACCACGAGGTCAGCGTCAAAATAGTATCCCGGGAGCTTGCTAGAAGATTGATAGACTACTTCTGGAGCCTCAGGAACTCATGA
- the hisS gene encoding histidine--tRNA ligase, protein MARLEKVKGTRDLLPEEMAKRRWVFERIREVFESFSFQEVLTPTFEYTELFKLRSGEEVVKQLYAFLDKGGRDLSLRPDMTSSVARLYVSQFQNAPKPIKWYYIANMFRYEEPQSGRYREFWQAGVELIGSDKVEADAEVIALFTQSYLAVGLEDFTVNIGDRVLLDEFAKMLGVEDDIGLMRLIDKKDKMKREEFIGVLKEFGLDDEGVEKVLSLIEIKGLPDEVLPKAEELFTSEEAKAEIKRLYELVDLLDAYGVSKWVRIDLGIARGFDYYTSVVFEAIAPNDLGIGSIGGGGRYDNLIEVFGGKPTPATGFAIGIERLIPILEWKGLLPEVKLRPDVYVVPIGSEREVKKAAIEIVQGLRETTVKADIELTGRKLRKALDYAGRLGVPYVVLVGRKDLEAGRVTLRDMETGEQKSLEKDKAVEEILEILGL, encoded by the coding sequence GTGGCGAGGCTTGAGAAGGTAAAGGGAACGAGAGATCTCCTTCCAGAGGAGATGGCGAAGAGAAGATGGGTCTTCGAGAGAATAAGGGAAGTTTTCGAGAGCTTCAGCTTCCAGGAGGTTCTTACTCCAACTTTTGAATACACCGAGCTGTTCAAGCTGAGGAGCGGTGAGGAGGTTGTCAAACAGCTCTACGCCTTCCTCGACAAGGGCGGAAGGGACCTCTCGCTCAGGCCGGACATGACCTCGAGCGTCGCCCGCTTATACGTCAGCCAGTTCCAGAACGCGCCGAAGCCGATAAAGTGGTACTACATAGCCAACATGTTCCGCTATGAAGAACCGCAGAGCGGCCGCTATAGGGAGTTCTGGCAGGCTGGAGTGGAGCTGATAGGGAGCGATAAGGTCGAGGCCGATGCAGAAGTCATAGCCCTCTTCACCCAGAGCTACCTCGCAGTCGGCCTCGAGGACTTCACCGTGAACATCGGCGACAGGGTTCTTCTCGACGAGTTCGCCAAGATGCTGGGCGTTGAAGATGACATAGGCCTAATGAGGCTCATAGACAAGAAGGACAAGATGAAGAGGGAAGAGTTCATAGGGGTACTCAAGGAGTTCGGGCTGGACGATGAGGGCGTTGAGAAGGTCCTCTCGCTCATCGAGATTAAGGGACTGCCAGATGAGGTTCTCCCGAAGGCAGAGGAGCTGTTCACGAGCGAGGAAGCTAAAGCTGAAATAAAACGGCTCTACGAGCTCGTTGACCTGCTCGATGCCTACGGTGTCTCCAAGTGGGTAAGGATAGACCTTGGAATAGCGCGCGGTTTCGATTACTACACCAGCGTCGTCTTCGAGGCCATAGCCCCCAACGACCTCGGAATAGGCTCGATAGGAGGCGGCGGCCGCTACGACAACCTCATCGAGGTCTTCGGCGGGAAGCCGACTCCAGCGACGGGCTTCGCCATAGGGATAGAGAGGCTAATCCCGATACTCGAGTGGAAGGGCCTTCTCCCGGAGGTCAAGCTGAGACCGGACGTTTACGTCGTACCCATCGGGAGCGAGAGGGAAGTTAAGAAGGCGGCAATAGAGATAGTTCAGGGGCTAAGGGAGACGACGGTGAAGGCCGATATAGAGCTGACGGGCAGGAAGCTCAGGAAGGCCCTCGACTACGCCGGAAGGCTCGGGGTTCCGTACGTTGTCCTCGTCGGCAGAAAGGACCTTGAGGCGGGGAGGGTCACGCTGAGGGACATGGAAACCGGGGAGCAGAAGAGTCTGGAGAAGGATAAGGCCGTCGAGGAGATTCTAGAAATCCTCGGGCTTTAG
- a CDS encoding MarC family protein: protein MSEIGTILSSALLMLIMIDPSDKILLVTFLREDFHIEDIKALIIRANLIGFVLLASFAIAGQIILQEIFHIDINALKVAGGFVLFKIGLEALEGGGMFTLKREKDILALAAVPVAMPLIAGPATITAVITLTAEYGYFVSLSATAIAIILVALSMFIALYMMKSVNKSFLSITIRIIGLFIMAIGAQMMVQGVIGIYLLMTGR from the coding sequence ATGAGCGAAATAGGGACGATACTGAGTTCAGCTCTGCTTATGCTCATCATGATAGACCCGAGCGATAAGATACTCCTTGTCACCTTCCTCCGCGAGGACTTCCACATAGAGGACATAAAGGCCCTCATAATCAGGGCAAACCTTATAGGCTTCGTCCTCCTCGCGAGCTTTGCCATAGCGGGCCAGATAATCCTTCAGGAGATTTTCCACATCGACATAAACGCCCTCAAGGTGGCAGGTGGCTTTGTCCTCTTCAAGATAGGCCTTGAGGCCCTAGAGGGCGGTGGAATGTTCACTCTCAAGAGGGAGAAGGACATACTGGCCCTAGCGGCCGTTCCGGTGGCCATGCCGCTCATAGCCGGTCCCGCCACCATAACCGCGGTTATAACCCTAACGGCCGAGTACGGCTACTTCGTCTCACTCTCCGCCACCGCCATAGCCATAATCCTCGTTGCCCTCTCAATGTTCATAGCCTTATACATGATGAAGTCCGTGAACAAGAGCTTCCTCAGCATAACCATCAGGATTATAGGTCTGTTCATAATGGCGATAGGGGCCCAGATGATGGTGCAGGGAGTCATAGGGATATACCTGCTGATGACCGGCCGTTAG
- a CDS encoding cation:proton antiporter: protein MEIILLIALMLATANIMGYIFERLGQPVVLGQLIGGFIMGIFFETEPVIQEFSNLGVLMLLFLAGLESELEEFKRVGRPSVVVAGVGVAVAFVFGFIAAFPFVPTHEAILYGAMMTPTSVSITVKVLMELRKLNTREGTTILAAAVVDDVLGILVLTVAISILAEGRVEYDVLAEIIIEVSAFLFVFLYFGPKFVERTFRAISRIDLPETSTSFAIIFMIVFAALAEHLNLASILGAYLTGLALGQSSRKREIVEHVNTLGYSLFIPLFFVEVGMRVELSYILHAGLFAVIYTIGAILSKILGCGLGARLSGFDWGASLRIGVGMIPRMGVELAMLSVAMASGLVGGDALTVAILMVFTTTIITPPLLKWLYSR from the coding sequence ATGGAAATAATCCTCCTCATAGCCCTCATGCTTGCAACGGCCAACATTATGGGCTACATCTTCGAGAGGCTTGGACAGCCAGTCGTCCTCGGACAGCTGATAGGCGGCTTCATCATGGGCATATTCTTCGAGACCGAGCCCGTCATCCAGGAGTTCTCGAACCTAGGCGTCCTGATGCTCCTCTTCTTAGCGGGCCTTGAGAGCGAGCTCGAGGAGTTCAAGCGCGTGGGAAGGCCCAGCGTTGTAGTTGCGGGTGTTGGCGTTGCCGTGGCCTTCGTCTTCGGCTTCATAGCCGCTTTTCCCTTCGTCCCAACCCACGAGGCGATCCTCTACGGCGCTATGATGACGCCGACGAGCGTGAGCATCACGGTGAAGGTCCTCATGGAGCTCAGGAAGCTCAACACCCGGGAGGGGACGACGATTTTGGCGGCAGCGGTTGTGGACGACGTCCTCGGAATCCTCGTGCTCACGGTGGCAATATCCATCTTAGCTGAGGGAAGGGTCGAGTACGACGTGCTGGCCGAGATAATAATCGAGGTCTCGGCTTTCCTCTTCGTCTTCCTCTACTTCGGCCCGAAGTTCGTCGAGAGAACCTTCAGGGCAATCTCTAGGATAGACCTGCCCGAAACCAGCACATCCTTCGCGATAATCTTCATGATAGTTTTCGCGGCCCTCGCCGAGCACCTGAACCTTGCCTCGATCCTCGGGGCTTACCTGACGGGCCTCGCCCTCGGTCAGAGCTCGAGGAAGAGGGAGATAGTGGAGCACGTCAACACGCTCGGCTATTCCCTCTTCATACCGCTCTTCTTCGTCGAGGTCGGCATGAGGGTCGAGCTGAGCTACATACTCCATGCGGGCCTCTTCGCCGTTATCTACACAATCGGGGCAATATTGAGCAAGATTCTCGGCTGTGGCCTCGGTGCCAGGCTGAGCGGCTTTGACTGGGGGGCGTCTCTGAGGATAGGGGTTGGGATGATACCGAGGATGGGTGTGGAGCTTGCCATGCTCTCCGTTGCGATGGCGAGCGGTTTGGTCGGTGGCGACGCCCTAACAGTGGCCATTCTGATGGTCTTCACGACGACGATAATAACGCCACCTCTCCTCAAGTGGCTCTACTCGAGGTAG